TTTTGCAAAAACAGAGTTCGTTAGAAGAACCCCCAAAATCCCTATTATAAAATATATTTTAAAACTTTTCATTTTCCCCTCTCTTTATTTACTGTATCAACACCAGTTTTTTCACAATCTTTTGCTCCCCTGCATTCAGCTTCAGGAAATAAACCCCTGACGGATAATTCTTTGCGTTCAGAGTTAAATTATAACTCCCGGCGGGTTTGATTTCATTGATAAGGGTTTGGGCGGGTCTGCCAGTAATATCGTAGATTGAGAGCGAGACTTTGGATTTTGTTGGCAAATAATAACTGATGATTGTTGACTTAATAAAAGGATTCTTAGTTATCAGGAGCGTAGCAATCCCCTGTGCTATTGATGATATGTTCTCCTCCACTCCTTTCGTATCTACTAATACCCAAACTGTGCCGTCAAAAAGACAGGGCACATAAATCCTTCCTGTACTGTCATTTACAGCGATAAACCAAGGGCACCTTCCGACAGTAACCTTTTGTATTACCGAATCAGTAGTTCCGTCTATTACGGAAATAGTAGTATCGGTATTTGCAACATAGATTCTGTTTATCTTTGAACTTATGCCAATTCCCCAGGGATACTCACCGACTTTTATAGTTTTTATAAGCGAATCGATGGCTCCATCTATTACAAGAAGATTCCCTTCCCCGGTTGTAACATATATTTTGTTAGTTTGCGGATTAACACCTATGCTGTGAGGCCATTTTTTGCCTTCTCCTACAATTTTTATTATTGAATCTGTTGAGCCATTCATTACAAGAATAGCACTGTCAAGATTTGCTACATATACTTTATTAGTTGACGTATTTACGGCTATTCCTTCGGATCTTCCATTAATACTTATAGTTTTCAGTACGGAATCAGTTAACCCATCTATTACCGAAACATTATGGTCATCCCTTGAAATATAAACTTTATTGGTATTTGGATTTACGGCAACATCTCCAGGCCACTTTCCAATATATATATTTTTTATTAAAGAATTAGTTGAAGCATTTATAACAGAAACATTCTCACTCCCCGTATTTGTAACATATATTTTATTGGTTGTGAAATTTCCTTTTATCCCCATAGGCGATATTCCCACTTTTATGTTTGCAGTTACAACATTATTTAGAGCATCTATTATGGAGACATCATTAAACCCCC
This is a stretch of genomic DNA from bacterium. It encodes these proteins:
- a CDS encoding T9SS type A sorting domain-containing protein → WGIDVNPETNKIYRTNCQSNTISVISGSTDSVIATILAGRMPYGIDVNPITNKVYVTSWGFNDVSIIDALNNVVTANIKVGISPMGIKGNFTTNKIYVTNTGSENVSVINASTNSLIKNIYIGKWPGDVAVNPNTNKVYISRDDHNVSVIDGLTDSVLKTISINGRSEGIAVNTSTNKVYVANLDSAILVMNGSTDSIIKIVGEGKKWPHSIGVNPQTNKIYVTTGEGNLLVIDGAIDSLIKTIKVGEYPWGIGISSKINRIYVANTDTTISVIDGTTDSVIQKVTVGRCPWFIAVNDSTGRIYVPCLFDGTVWVLVDTKGVEENISSIAQGIATLLITKNPFIKSTIISYYLPTKSKVSLSIYDITGRPAQTLINEIKPAGSYNLTLNAKNYPSGVYFLKLNAGEQKIVKKLVLIQ